One Brassica oleracea var. oleracea cultivar TO1000 chromosome C7, BOL, whole genome shotgun sequence genomic window carries:
- the LOC106302088 gene encoding protein trichome birefringence-like 38: MGFNFISLLFLPLLSVTILLGLEQALASDNTLLENTNHRNSTADGGMSSLRGKKQRSGCNLFQGRWVFDASYPFYDSLSCPFIDGEFDCLKFGRPDKQFLKYSWQPESCTIPRFDGAAFLRRLRGKRVMFVGDSLSLNMWESLGCMIHASVPKTKTTFVKGTPLSTITFQEYGVTLHLYRTTYIVDISKEKIGRVLNLGAIEGGADAWKNMDVLVFNSWHWWTHKGQSQGWDYIRVGSSLVRDMNRLDAFYKGLTTWGRWVDQNVDTTKTKVFFQGISPTHYEGREWNEPRKSCNGQMQPLDGSNYPSGQPPSAGVVSKVLSSMKKRVFLLDITTLSQLRKDAHPSTYGGDGGNDCSHWCLPGLPDTWNQLLYAALSM, translated from the exons ATGGGTTTCAACTTCATCTCTCTCCTTTTTCTTCCACTTCTATCAGTCACAATCTTGTTGGGACTCGAGCAGGCTTTGGCTTCCGACAACACACTTCTCGAGAACACCAACCACCGCAACAGCACGGCGGACGGTGGGATGTCGTCGCTGAGAGGGAAGAAGCAGAGGAGTGGATGTAACTTGTTCCAAGGCCGATGGGTCTTCGATGCTTCTTATCCTTTCTATGATTCGTTATCGTGTCCATTCATCGACGGCGAGTTTGACTGTCTCAAGTTCGGTCGACCAGACAAACAGTTCCTCAAGTACTCATGGCAACCTGAATCTTGCACCATCCCAAG ATTCGACGGTGCGGCGTTTCTGAGGAGATTGAGAGGGAAGCGAGTCATGTTCGTGGGAGACTCACTGAGTTTGAACATGTGGGAATCGTTGGGTTGTATGATACATGCGTCAGTACCAAAAACCAAGACAACTTTTGTTAAGGGAACCCCACTCTCTACTATCACTTTCCAG GAATATGGAGTGACGTTACACCTATATAGAACAACATACATAGTGGATATATCCAAAGAGAAAATAGGGCGTGTGCTTAACCTTGGAGCCATTGAAGGAGGTGCTGATGCTTGGAAAAACATGGACGTCCTTGTCTTTAACTCTTGGCATTGGTGGACTCACAAAGGCCAATCTCAAGG GTGGGATTATATTAGAGTTGGGTCTTCTTTGGTAAGAGACATGAACCGTCTTGACGCTTTCTACAAAGGACTTACCACTTGGGGTCGATGGGTTGATCAAAACGTCGATACCACCAAGACCAAAGTTTTCTTCCAAGGCATTTCTCCCACTCACTACGA GGGAAGAGAATGGAACGAGCCGAGGAAGAGTTGTAATGGGCAAATGCAGCCGTTGGATGGATCAAATTACCCAAGTGGCCAGCCTCCATCTGCAGGAGTTGTGTCCAAAGTGTTGAGTTCGATGAAAAAACGTGTGTTCTTGCTAGATATCACCACTTTGTCTCAGCTGAGAAAAGATGCTCATCCTTCTACTTACGGTGGCGATGGAGGAAATGATTGCAGCCATTGGTGCCTCCCCGGGTTGCCTGATAC